The genomic stretch AAAGGTCATGCTAATCTCTGAGAAAAACGGCAGAAAATATCTTGCTAAGATTCCAAAAAGAGCCCATAGGATGATTGAGTTGTTTCCGGAGGCATTACCTATGGGTTAAAAATGCGGAGTTTCGGTACGTAAAAGAAATCGTAATCTTATTATACCAATATCAAGATAATTAGGCAGATATGAAAACTCTGGTTCTTTGCATAGATAGGGACGATGACTTGGGGAGAAAGACAGGTATAGAATCACCTGTCATAGGCAGGGAAAGGAATATGAATGCGGCAGAGAAGCTTGCATTGGCCGACCCCGAAGATTCGGACGTAAACTGTATGTTTTCGGCAATATCCACGTATGATAAGTTGAGCGGGGATGTCGAAATAGCCACCATATGTGGGAGTAAGGACGTTGGGCCCACCTCCGACATAATACTTGCAGGGAAATTGGATAAGGTGCTGGAAAAAATAAAGCCAGATGGAGTAATATTGATAACAGATGGAGAGGAAGACGAATATATTTTGCCCATTATCCAATCACGAATTAAAGTAGATGCGATAAAAAGAGTTGTGGTCAAACAGAGTGAAACTCTTGAAGGGACATATTACATTATCTCCAAATTTATGGAAGACGAAAAAATGCAAAGGAAATTTATGCTTCCCATAGCTCTTGTTCTATTTCTGTGGGGATTGTCCGCCCTTCTGGGATCTCCCACCTGGGGATTTGCCACAATTTTGCTTGTTCTCGGTGCATATCTTATGGTGAAGATACTCCATCTCCAGGGATTTGCCACGAATATAGGAAAGGAGATATATGCTGGGTTGAGAAGCGGAAAAATATCCCTCTTTTCAAATTTGCTTGCTCTTTTTATCATGATAAGTGCAATTGTCTCGGCATACAATGTCGTATCGACCCTTGAGCCAGCCCCCCAGGGGGTATTTGAGTATATAATACAATTCATGGACGAAATCGTATGGTGGTTTATTTTATCCGTGCTGATATCGGCAGCGGGCAGATTTACAGATACCTATTTCAAGGAGAAGAAGATTCTATGGGGGTATGTCATCCTTCCATTCTCTCTATTTGCCTTTGGCCTTATTTTTTCAGCATCACTGGATATGCTAATAGAGATAACAATAAATGCGAAGCCTCTGCTCTCTCTGCTGAATATGCCATTTCTCACAACAATTATCGGGGGTGTTTTGATAGCGTTCATCGGAACAGTCCTTTACCATATAGCTGAAGACATTTACGGGAAAGAAGAAGTTCAGAAGAATTAATAAAGGGAAGGGATATTAGGGCAATAATGCCTATACCTATAATCGCTCTGACTCTGTTGCTGTTATCCATCTGGATTTTCATCCTCTACGTGATAAAGAGAAAAGAAAACGAGAAATTTTCCATGTGGGGCCCCGTACTCATGTGGAAAACCGAAAAAGGGAAAAAGTTTATAAAGCGAGTTGCAGAGAAAAAAAAATTCTGGAAAATTTATGCAGATTTTGGGATAG from Candidatus Thermoplasmatota archaeon encodes the following:
- a CDS encoding DUF373 family protein codes for the protein MKTLVLCIDRDDDLGRKTGIESPVIGRERNMNAAEKLALADPEDSDVNCMFSAISTYDKLSGDVEIATICGSKDVGPTSDIILAGKLDKVLEKIKPDGVILITDGEEDEYILPIIQSRIKVDAIKRVVVKQSETLEGTYYIISKFMEDEKMQRKFMLPIALVLFLWGLSALLGSPTWGFATILLVLGAYLMVKILHLQGFATNIGKEIYAGLRSGKISLFSNLLALFIMISAIVSAYNVVSTLEPAPQGVFEYIIQFMDEIVWWFILSVLISAAGRFTDTYFKEKKILWGYVILPFSLFAFGLIFSASLDMLIEITINAKPLLSLLNMPFLTTIIGGVLIAFIGTVLYHIAEDIYGKEEVQKN